Proteins from a genomic interval of Streptomyces sp. NBC_00820:
- a CDS encoding excinuclease ABC subunit UvrA has protein sequence MTTATGPDPQSPASHAADSHDLIRVHGARVNNLKDVSVEIPKRRLTVFTGISGSGKSSLVFGTIAAESQRLINETYSAFVQGFMPSLTRPEVDVLDGLTTAIIVDQQRMGADPRSTVGTATDANAMLRILFSRLATPHIGPPGAYAFNVPSVTASGAITVERGAKKAVKATYTRTGGMCTRCEGRGSVTDIDLSQLYDDSKSLNEGALTIPGYSVDGWYGRIFSGCGFFDPDKPVSEFTERELADLLHKEPTKIKVEGINLTYEGLIPKIQKSMLSKDVDALQPHVRAFVERAVTFTTCPECEGTRLSEAARTSRIDGISIADACAMQISDLADWVRGLDEPSVAPLLTALRETLDSFSEIGLGYLSLDRPAGTLSGGEAQRVKMIRHLGSSLTDVTYVFDEPTTGLHPHDIQRMNGLLLRLRDKGNTVLVVEHKPEVIAIADHVVDLGPGAGTAGGTVCFEGTVEGLRAGDTVTGRHLDDRAKVKEAVREPTGALEIRGATTHNLRGVDVDVPLGVLTVVTGVAGSGKSSLVHGSIPAGAGVVSVDQGAIRGSRRSNPATYTGLLEPIRKAFAKANGVKPALFSANSEGACPTCNGAGVVFTDLAMMAGVASTCEECEGKRFQASVLEYRLGGRDISEVLAMPVSEAEEFFGSGEARIPAAHRILRRLADVGLGYLGLGQPLTTLSGGERQRLKLATHMDDKGGSPAVLVLDEPTAGLHLADVEQLLGLLDRLVDSGKSVVVVEHHQAVMAHADWIIDLGPGAGHDGGRVVFEGTPAELVADRSTRTGEHLAEYVGG, from the coding sequence ATGACCACGGCCACGGGGCCGGACCCGCAGTCGCCCGCGTCGCACGCCGCCGACAGCCACGATCTGATCCGCGTGCACGGCGCGCGCGTGAACAACCTCAAGGACGTCAGCGTCGAGATCCCGAAGCGTCGCCTGACGGTGTTCACCGGCATCTCCGGCTCGGGCAAGAGCTCGCTGGTGTTCGGCACGATCGCGGCGGAGTCGCAGCGGCTGATCAACGAGACGTACAGCGCGTTCGTGCAGGGCTTCATGCCCTCGCTCACCCGGCCCGAGGTCGACGTGCTCGACGGGCTGACGACCGCGATCATCGTCGACCAGCAGCGGATGGGCGCCGACCCCCGCTCCACGGTGGGCACCGCCACCGACGCCAACGCGATGCTGCGCATCCTCTTCAGCCGCCTGGCGACGCCGCACATCGGTCCGCCCGGCGCGTACGCCTTCAACGTCCCCTCGGTCACGGCGAGCGGCGCGATCACCGTGGAGCGCGGCGCCAAGAAGGCGGTCAAGGCGACCTACACGCGCACCGGCGGCATGTGCACGCGCTGCGAGGGCCGGGGCTCGGTCACCGACATCGACCTGTCCCAGCTGTACGACGACAGCAAGTCGCTCAACGAGGGCGCGCTGACGATCCCCGGTTACAGCGTGGACGGCTGGTACGGCCGTATCTTCTCCGGCTGCGGCTTCTTCGACCCGGACAAGCCGGTCAGCGAGTTCACCGAGCGGGAGCTGGCCGATCTCCTGCACAAGGAACCGACCAAGATCAAGGTCGAGGGCATCAACCTGACGTACGAGGGTCTGATCCCGAAGATCCAGAAGTCGATGCTGTCGAAGGACGTCGACGCGCTGCAGCCGCACGTGCGCGCCTTCGTGGAGCGGGCGGTCACCTTCACCACCTGCCCGGAGTGCGAGGGAACGCGGCTGAGCGAGGCGGCCCGGACCTCACGGATCGACGGGATCAGCATCGCCGACGCGTGCGCGATGCAGATCAGCGACCTGGCCGACTGGGTCCGCGGCCTGGACGAGCCCTCAGTGGCCCCGCTGCTGACGGCGCTTCGGGAGACGCTCGACTCGTTCTCGGAGATCGGCCTGGGCTATCTCTCGCTGGACCGGCCGGCGGGCACGCTCTCGGGCGGCGAGGCGCAGCGCGTGAAGATGATCCGCCACCTCGGCTCCTCGCTCACGGACGTCACGTACGTCTTCGACGAGCCCACGACCGGCCTGCACCCGCATGACATCCAGCGGATGAACGGCCTGCTGCTGCGGCTGCGGGACAAGGGCAACACGGTGCTCGTCGTGGAGCACAAGCCGGAGGTCATCGCGATCGCCGACCATGTCGTCGACCTCGGCCCCGGCGCCGGCACGGCGGGCGGCACCGTCTGCTTCGAGGGCACCGTCGAGGGGCTGCGGGCCGGCGACACGGTCACCGGGCGCCATCTCGACGACCGGGCCAAGGTCAAGGAGGCGGTGCGCGAGCCCACCGGCGCGCTGGAGATCCGGGGCGCCACGACGCACAACCTGCGCGGCGTCGACGTCGACGTCCCGCTCGGGGTGCTGACCGTCGTCACCGGTGTCGCGGGTTCCGGGAAGAGTTCGCTGGTGCACGGGTCGATCCCGGCCGGCGCGGGCGTGGTGTCCGTGGACCAGGGCGCGATCCGCGGCTCGCGGCGGAGCAACCCGGCGACGTACACGGGCCTGCTGGAACCGATCCGCAAGGCCTTCGCGAAGGCCAACGGCGTCAAGCCCGCGCTGTTCAGCGCCAACTCCGAGGGCGCCTGCCCGACCTGCAACGGTGCCGGGGTCGTCTTCACCGACCTGGCGATGATGGCGGGTGTCGCCTCCACCTGCGAGGAGTGCGAGGGGAAGCGGTTCCAGGCCTCGGTGCTGGAGTACCGCCTCGGGGGCCGGGACATCAGCGAGGTGCTGGCGATGCCGGTGTCCGAGGCCGAGGAGTTCTTCGGCAGCGGCGAGGCGCGCATCCCGGCCGCTCACCGGATCCTGCGGCGGCTCGCCGACGTCGGGCTCGGCTACCTCGGCCTCGGCCAGCCGCTCACCACGCTGTCCGGCGGTGAGCGGCAGCGCCTGAAGCTGGCCACGCACATGGACGACAAGGGCGGGAGCCCGGCCGTCCTCGTACTCGACGAGCCGACCGCCGGCCTCCACCTCGCCGACGTCGAGCAGTTGCTCGGTCTGCTCGACCGGCTCGTGGACTCGGGCAAGTCGGTCGTCGTCGTGGAGCACCACCAGGCGGTCATGGCCCACGCCGACTGGATCATCGACCTCGGCCCGGGCGCCGGCCACGACGGCGGCCGCGTCGTCTTCGAGGGCACCCCCGCCGAGCTGGTCGCCGACCGTTCCACCCGCACGGGCGAGCATCTGGCGGAGTACGTGGGCGGCTGA
- a CDS encoding SAV_6107 family HEPN domain-containing protein translates to MANPSAAASQRRRATGPAPSPTGPAGDVHPVLRRATASPAVLDLLAQARAGLDEAAVLETPNERYATAHLAALRTAAAVLAARGRPETSPRRRARIRSAWEVLPEIAPELTEWSALFASGAARRARAEAGIQGAAGRRDADDLIRDVAMFLHLVERLLVRRPALPQPRRNTAGAGAGAEAGGDDVSGGGGGAGGADGVGGAGDTGERGAPGSRRTLPDVG, encoded by the coding sequence ATGGCCAACCCGTCCGCAGCCGCCTCCCAGCGGCGCCGCGCCACCGGCCCTGCCCCCTCACCGACCGGCCCGGCGGGCGACGTGCACCCCGTGCTCCGCCGGGCCACGGCCTCGCCCGCCGTCCTCGACCTGCTCGCCCAGGCCCGCGCCGGACTCGACGAGGCCGCCGTCCTGGAAACCCCCAACGAGCGCTACGCCACGGCCCACCTCGCCGCCCTGCGCACCGCCGCCGCCGTGCTCGCCGCACGCGGCCGGCCCGAGACCTCCCCGCGCCGCCGGGCCCGCATCCGCAGCGCCTGGGAGGTGCTTCCCGAGATCGCCCCCGAACTGACCGAGTGGAGCGCCCTGTTCGCCTCCGGCGCCGCCCGCCGGGCCCGCGCCGAGGCGGGCATACAGGGCGCGGCCGGCCGACGCGACGCCGACGACCTGATACGTGACGTGGCGATGTTCCTCCACCTCGTCGAACGCCTGCTGGTCCGCCGTCCCGCCCTGCCCCAACCCCGCCGGAACACCGCCGGTGCCGGTGCCGGTGCTGAAGCCGGCGGCGATGACGTGAGCGGTGGCGGGGGTGGTGCGGGTGGCGCCGACGGTGTGGGTGGTGCGGGCGACACGGGGGAGCGGGGCGCCCCCGGATCCCGCCGCACTCTGCCGGATGTCGGCTGA
- a CDS encoding helix-turn-helix transcriptional regulator, whose product MTSQPVEAQRLRDLARLRRVRDRIDREYARPLDVEALARGVHMSAGHLSREFRRAYGESPYGYLMTRRIERAMALLRRGDLSVTEVCFAVGCQSLGTFSTRFTELVGIPPSAYRREAARATAGMPSCVAKQVTRPVRNREARPSGRR is encoded by the coding sequence GTGACCAGCCAACCCGTCGAAGCACAGCGGCTGCGCGACCTCGCGCGGCTGCGCCGCGTCCGCGACCGGATCGACCGGGAGTACGCGCGGCCACTGGACGTCGAGGCGCTCGCCCGTGGTGTGCACATGTCGGCCGGGCACCTCAGCCGCGAGTTCCGGCGCGCCTACGGCGAATCGCCCTACGGCTACCTGATGACGCGGCGGATCGAGCGCGCGATGGCGCTGCTGCGCCGGGGCGACCTCAGCGTCACCGAGGTCTGTTTCGCGGTCGGCTGCCAGTCGCTGGGCACGTTCAGCACGCGCTTCACCGAGCTGGTCGGCATCCCGCCCAGCGCCTACCGGCGGGAGGCGGCGAGGGCCACGGCGGGGATGCCGTCGTGCGTGGCGAAGCAGGTCACGAGACCGGTCAGGAATCGAGAAGCGCGGCCGTCGGGCCGCCGTTAG
- a CDS encoding DUF3040 domain-containing protein — MPLSEHEQRMLEQMERALYAEDPKFASALEGNGLRTYTRRRVYQALAGFLVGIALLMAGMVAQQIWVSVVGFLVMLGCAVLAVTGWRKTPKPGEHPAGPAGRGGRGGRVGHTGNTGSARRQVRHPRQKRSMMDRIEQRWQRRRDEQGH; from the coding sequence GTGCCGCTCTCGGAGCACGAGCAGCGCATGCTCGAGCAGATGGAGCGAGCGCTGTACGCCGAAGATCCCAAGTTCGCGTCAGCGCTTGAGGGAAACGGGCTGCGGACGTACACCCGGCGGCGGGTCTACCAGGCGCTCGCGGGCTTCCTCGTGGGTATCGCGCTCCTCATGGCCGGGATGGTCGCGCAGCAGATCTGGGTCAGCGTGGTCGGCTTCCTCGTCATGCTCGGCTGTGCCGTTCTCGCCGTAACCGGCTGGCGCAAGACGCCCAAGCCCGGTGAACACCCCGCGGGCCCCGCGGGCCGCGGGGGGCGAGGAGGCCGCGTGGGCCACACCGGTAACACCGGCTCCGCGCGCCGCCAGGTCCGCCACCCGCGGCAGAAGCGCTCCATGATGGACCGGATCGAGCAGCGCTGGCAGCGCCGCCGCGACGAACAGGGCCACTGA
- a CDS encoding methyltransferase, giving the protein MPDPMRPRASLRTAVVWEVLQDALDRRVKATGRDALDVLDTGGGSGNFAVPVARLGHNVTVVDPSPNALFALERRAAEAGVADRVTGVQGDAHGLFDVVERGGYDAVLCHGVLEYVDDPAEGVRNVVAALRPDGVLSLLAAGLGGAVFARALAGHFTEARQALGDPDGRWGAGDPVPHRFTAEQLTALVEGAGLTAGAVHGVRVFADLVPGVLVDTEPGALDALLRLEAAAAELPAFHSVATQIHVLGVTRGAAEA; this is encoded by the coding sequence GTGCCGGACCCGATGCGCCCCCGCGCCTCTCTCCGTACCGCCGTGGTCTGGGAGGTCCTTCAGGACGCCCTCGACCGCCGGGTCAAGGCCACGGGACGGGACGCGCTGGACGTGCTCGACACCGGGGGCGGCAGCGGCAACTTCGCCGTCCCCGTCGCCCGCCTGGGCCACAACGTCACCGTCGTCGACCCCAGCCCCAACGCCCTGTTCGCCCTGGAGCGCCGCGCCGCCGAGGCCGGCGTCGCCGACCGGGTCACGGGCGTCCAGGGCGACGCCCACGGCCTGTTCGACGTGGTCGAGCGCGGCGGCTACGACGCCGTGCTGTGCCACGGGGTCCTGGAGTACGTCGACGACCCCGCCGAGGGCGTCCGCAACGTGGTCGCCGCGCTGCGCCCCGACGGCGTGCTCAGCCTGCTCGCCGCCGGACTCGGCGGTGCCGTGTTCGCCCGGGCCCTCGCGGGTCACTTCACGGAGGCCAGGCAGGCCCTCGGCGACCCCGACGGCCGTTGGGGCGCCGGTGACCCGGTCCCGCACCGCTTCACCGCCGAGCAGCTCACCGCGCTGGTCGAGGGCGCGGGCCTGACGGCCGGCGCCGTGCACGGCGTGCGGGTCTTCGCCGACCTCGTGCCCGGCGTCCTGGTCGACACCGAGCCCGGTGCCCTCGACGCCCTGCTCAGGCTGGAGGCCGCCGCGGCCGAACTGCCCGCGTTCCACTCCGTCGCCACCCAGATCCACGTGCTCGGCGTGACACGAGGGGCCGCGGAAGCCTGA
- a CDS encoding VOC family protein, with protein sequence MNLEIHGTFLPHDDPEASLAFYRDLLGFEVRNDVGYGGMRWITVGPAGRAGTSIVLHPPAADPGVTEEERRTITEMMAKGTYAIITLATDDLDGTFDRLQAGGAEVVQEPTEQPYGIRDCAFRDPAGNLIRINETRH encoded by the coding sequence ATGAACCTCGAGATTCACGGAACCTTCCTGCCGCACGACGACCCGGAGGCCTCCCTGGCCTTCTACCGCGACCTCCTCGGTTTCGAGGTCCGCAACGACGTGGGGTACGGCGGCATGCGCTGGATCACGGTCGGCCCGGCCGGCCGGGCGGGGACGTCCATCGTGCTGCACCCCCCGGCCGCGGACCCCGGTGTCACCGAGGAGGAGCGCCGCACGATCACCGAGATGATGGCCAAGGGGACGTACGCCATCATCACGCTGGCCACCGACGACCTCGACGGCACCTTCGACCGGCTCCAGGCCGGCGGCGCCGAGGTCGTCCAGGAACCGACCGAGCAGCCGTACGGAATCCGCGACTGCGCCTTCCGCGACCCCGCGGGCAACCTGATCCGCATCAACGAGACGCGCCACTGA